A stretch of the Gavia stellata isolate bGavSte3 chromosome 11, bGavSte3.hap2, whole genome shotgun sequence genome encodes the following:
- the MFSD1 gene encoding major facilitator superfamily domain-containing protein 1 isoform X1, with protein MCFLGFGSYFCYDNPAALQTQVQRDMKVNTAQFMALYAWLGTVIFSIFVCVGQVIFALGALLNAFWLMDMGRFIFGIGGESLAVAQNTYAVSWFKGKELNLVFGLQLSMARIGSTVNMNIMGWIYSRVRDLLGYTGPSTLGLTLMIGGVTCLFSLTCALILAYLDKRAEKLLCKEQGKTGEVIKLTDVKDFSLSLWLIFVICVCYYAAVFPFIGLGKVFFIEKFKFSSQEASAINSIVYIISAPMSPVFGLLVDKLGKNIIWVLCAVITTLASHIMLAFTFWNPWIAMCLLGVAYSLLACALWPMVAFVVPEHQLGTAYGFMQSIQNLGLAVIAIAAGMILDTRGYLFLEVFFSACVCLSLIAVVMLYFVNHLTGGDLNWSAKQREKLQKVAATE; from the exons ATGTGCTTCCTGGGCTTCG GCAGCTACTTCTGCTACGACAACCCGGCGGCTCTCCAAACGCAGGTTCAGCGG GATATGAAGGTGAACACAGCTCAGTTCATGGCACTCTATGCCTG GTTGGGCACTGTAATATTTAGTATCTTTGTTTGTGTTGGGCAG GTAATTTTTGCTTTGGGAGCGCTACTTAATGCTTTCTGGCTGATGGACATGGGCAGGTTCATATTTGG AATAGGCGGAGAGTCCTTAGCGGTGGCACAAAACACATATGCAGTCAGTTGGTTTAAAGGCAAGGAGCTAAATCTTGTGTTTGGATTACAACTGAGCATGGCCAGAATT GGGAGCACAGTGAACATGAATATCATGGGATGGATATACTCTAGAGTTCGAGATCTTCTGGGGTATACTGGTCCCAGTACTCTTGGGTTAACTCTCATGATAG GTGGCGTAACATGTCTCTTTTCACTGACCTGCGCATTAATCCTTGCTTATCTGGACAAGAGAGCAGAGAAGCTCCTTTGTAAAGAGCAAGGGAAAACGG GTGAAGTGATTAAGCTGACTGATGTGAAGGACTTCTCTTTGTCCTTGTGGCTTATATTTGTAATCTGTGTCTGTTACTATGCAGCggtttttcctttcattggTCTTGGAAA ggtTTTCTTTATTGAGAAATTCAAATTCTCATCTCAAGAAGCAAGTGCAATTAACAG TATTGTGTATATCATATCAGCACCCATGTCCCCAGTCTTTGGACTCCTGGTGGATAAACTTGGAAAGAATATCATCTGGGTTTTATGTGCTGTAATAACTACACTTGCTTCTCATATTATGTTGGCTTTTACCTTCTGGAACCCCTGGATAGCAATG TGTTTGCTAGGAGTGGCCTACTCATTGCTTGCCTGTGCCCTGTGGCCCATGGTGGCCTTTGTTGTTCCAGAACACCAGCTGGGAACTGCTTATGGCTT TATGCAGTCTATCCAGAATCTCGGTCTGGCAGTTATTGCTATAGCAGCTGGGATGATCCTGGACACAAGAGGATACTTGTTTCTCGAAGTCTTCTTCAGTGCTTGTGTTTGCT tgtcaCTAATAGCTGTAGTCATGCTGTATTTTGTGAATCATCTCACAG GTGGTGATCTCAACTGGTctgcaaagcaaagggaaaaactgcaaaaagtAGCGGCAACTGAGTAA
- the MFSD1 gene encoding major facilitator superfamily domain-containing protein 1 isoform X2 produces the protein MCFLGFGSYFCYDNPAALQTQVQRDMKVNTAQFMALYAWYSWPNVVLCFFGGFLIDRVFGIRLGTVIFSIFVCVGQVIFALGALLNAFWLMDMGRFIFGIGGESLAVAQNTYAVSWFKGKELNLVFGLQLSMARIGSTVNMNIMGWIYSRVRDLLGYTGPSTLGLTLMIGGVTCLFSLTCALILAYLDKRAEKLLCKEQGKTGEVIKLTDVKDFSLSLWLIFVICVCYYAAVFPFIGLGKVFFIEKFKFSSQEASAINSIVYIISAPMSPVFGLLVDKLGKNIIWVLCAVITTLASHIMLAFTFWNPWIAMCLLGVAYSLLACALWPMVAFVVPEHQLGTAYGFMQSIQNLGLAVIAIAAGMILDTRGYLFLEVFFSACVCLSLIAVVMLYFVNHLTGGDLNWSAKQREKLQKVAATE, from the exons ATGTGCTTCCTGGGCTTCG GCAGCTACTTCTGCTACGACAACCCGGCGGCTCTCCAAACGCAGGTTCAGCGG GATATGAAGGTGAACACAGCTCAGTTCATGGCACTCTATGCCTGGTATTCCTGGCCCAATGTGGTTCTTTGCTTCTTTGGAGGTTTTCTGATAGACCGAGTATTTGGAATACG GTTGGGCACTGTAATATTTAGTATCTTTGTTTGTGTTGGGCAG GTAATTTTTGCTTTGGGAGCGCTACTTAATGCTTTCTGGCTGATGGACATGGGCAGGTTCATATTTGG AATAGGCGGAGAGTCCTTAGCGGTGGCACAAAACACATATGCAGTCAGTTGGTTTAAAGGCAAGGAGCTAAATCTTGTGTTTGGATTACAACTGAGCATGGCCAGAATT GGGAGCACAGTGAACATGAATATCATGGGATGGATATACTCTAGAGTTCGAGATCTTCTGGGGTATACTGGTCCCAGTACTCTTGGGTTAACTCTCATGATAG GTGGCGTAACATGTCTCTTTTCACTGACCTGCGCATTAATCCTTGCTTATCTGGACAAGAGAGCAGAGAAGCTCCTTTGTAAAGAGCAAGGGAAAACGG GTGAAGTGATTAAGCTGACTGATGTGAAGGACTTCTCTTTGTCCTTGTGGCTTATATTTGTAATCTGTGTCTGTTACTATGCAGCggtttttcctttcattggTCTTGGAAA ggtTTTCTTTATTGAGAAATTCAAATTCTCATCTCAAGAAGCAAGTGCAATTAACAG TATTGTGTATATCATATCAGCACCCATGTCCCCAGTCTTTGGACTCCTGGTGGATAAACTTGGAAAGAATATCATCTGGGTTTTATGTGCTGTAATAACTACACTTGCTTCTCATATTATGTTGGCTTTTACCTTCTGGAACCCCTGGATAGCAATG TGTTTGCTAGGAGTGGCCTACTCATTGCTTGCCTGTGCCCTGTGGCCCATGGTGGCCTTTGTTGTTCCAGAACACCAGCTGGGAACTGCTTATGGCTT TATGCAGTCTATCCAGAATCTCGGTCTGGCAGTTATTGCTATAGCAGCTGGGATGATCCTGGACACAAGAGGATACTTGTTTCTCGAAGTCTTCTTCAGTGCTTGTGTTTGCT tgtcaCTAATAGCTGTAGTCATGCTGTATTTTGTGAATCATCTCACAG GTGGTGATCTCAACTGGTctgcaaagcaaagggaaaaactgcaaaaagtAGCGGCAACTGAGTAA